The sequence below is a genomic window from Halococcus salsus.
CGCCGGCGGCCACGCCGACATGGCGGGCGCACAGATCCCGCTGGGGCTCCTCGGGGACTCCGACGAGTCCGAACTCTCGAACATCGTCCACGACGTCATGGCCGACCGGTTCTACGGCGCGCTCGAAACCCGGGACGAGGGTCGACCCGCGCCGGTCGAGACCGACGGTGGCGAGGGCGAGAGCGGTGACGGGACGCCGTCCACGGAATCGGCCGATGCCGACCCCGGAACCGACGAATCGGAGCTGGACGGCTGAACGAGGGGTTTTTGTTCCGGGCTGCCGACCCGTTCCCAATGGCCACCGAGAACGAGAAGCCCCGGGTTTCGGAGTACATGACCCCGGACGTCGTGACGGTCTCGCCCGACGACACGGTGGCGTCGGTCGCCGAACTCGTCGCCGAGAACGACGCCCACAGCGGGTTCCCGGTCTGTGAGGGTCGCCACTGCGAGGGGTTCGTCACCGCCCGCGACCTCCTGCTCGCCGACACCGACGACGCGCTGGTCTTCACCGTCATGTCCGAGGACCTCGTCGTCGCCCACCCCGAGATGGCGATCTCCGACGCCTCGCGCGTCATCCTCCGGTCGGGGATCCAACAGCTCCCGGTGGTCGACGACGCCGGCAAGCTCGTCGGGATCATCTCGAACACCGATATCGTCCGGAGCCAGATCGAACGCGCCACGCCGGGGAAAGTCGCCAAGCTCTCGCGCACGCTCGAGAACATCCACGACGTCGAGACCCGCGAGGAGCGCCGGTCGGTGGCGCTCGCCGACCTCACGCCCACCCAGTCGAAGGTCTACGCCGACGAACTCGAAGGCCGGCGCTACGAACTCGAACGTGGCCTCGCCGAGCCGCTCGTGGTGA
It includes:
- a CDS encoding CBS domain-containing ParB/RepB/Spo0J family partition protein; the protein is MATENEKPRVSEYMTPDVVTVSPDDTVASVAELVAENDAHSGFPVCEGRHCEGFVTARDLLLADTDDALVFTVMSEDLVVAHPEMAISDASRVILRSGIQQLPVVDDAGKLVGIISNTDIVRSQIERATPGKVAKLSRTLENIHDVETREERRSVALADLTPTQSKVYADELEGRRYELERGLAEPLVVIDTKDEKLLLADGHHRVKAAARAGIEAMDAYVIAIDEPIELGMAETARKEGLATIDDITVVDYAHHPLVETIERLQDPD